The Lentzea guizhouensis genome contains a region encoding:
- a CDS encoding sugar phosphate isomerase/epimerase family protein has translation MSGLATRLGIFARTFVRARPAEVSAAVRAAGYACAHWNFRAIGLPTLASGVDSAVFSDLRRAFAADGLRIPSVSATFNALEPGADDVRDAVRLIGSAPLLGADVVTLCTGTRDRTDMWRAHPDNSGALAWRDLRATLEPLLVAADAAGVVLGVEPEAGNVVSDAHAAARLLAELGDDAPVGIVFDAANLLSPGAPQADVLTEAADLLGPRVVSVHAKDFDTLDRQLLWRLLDRMPPVPVIVQDVSEQDAAAVRTGLLANHVVDSKTTC, from the coding sequence GTGAGCGGACTTGCCACCCGGCTGGGAATCTTCGCCCGCACCTTCGTCCGGGCGCGGCCTGCCGAGGTGTCCGCGGCCGTGCGTGCGGCCGGGTACGCGTGTGCGCACTGGAACTTCAGGGCGATCGGGCTGCCGACGCTCGCTTCCGGAGTGGACAGCGCGGTGTTCTCGGACCTGCGCAGGGCTTTTGCCGCCGACGGACTGCGGATTCCCAGTGTGTCGGCGACGTTCAACGCGCTGGAGCCCGGTGCTGACGACGTGCGCGACGCGGTGCGGTTGATCGGCTCGGCACCGCTGCTCGGGGCCGACGTCGTGACGCTGTGCACGGGAACACGGGACCGCACGGACATGTGGCGCGCCCATCCGGACAACTCCGGTGCGCTGGCGTGGCGAGACCTGCGGGCGACGCTGGAACCGTTGCTGGTGGCGGCGGACGCGGCCGGTGTCGTGCTCGGAGTCGAGCCCGAAGCGGGCAACGTCGTGAGCGACGCACATGCGGCCGCCCGGTTGCTGGCGGAGCTCGGCGATGACGCCCCGGTGGGCATCGTGTTCGACGCGGCGAACCTCCTCTCCCCCGGCGCACCGCAGGCGGACGTGCTCACCGAGGCGGCCGATCTGCTCGGGCCGCGCGTGGTGTCCGTGCACGCCAAGGACTTCGACACGCTCGACCGACAACTGCTGTGGCGCCTGCTGGACCGGATGCCCCCGGTGCCGGTGATCGTCCAGGACGTGTCCGAGCAGGACGCCGCGGCCGTGCGGACAGGCCTCCTCGCCAACCACGTCGTTGACTCCAAAACAACCTGCTAG
- a CDS encoding DeoR/GlpR family DNA-binding transcription regulator, with the protein MSAEQPVFAEERQQKILAMVNAQGRVRIAELVTVLKVSEPTIRKDLSALEDQRLLRRTHGGAIATQSQVERTIDARSDLHGAAKDLIAKACLAEIGPGDAIFLDSGTTVQRIADQLDQVHVNVLTNALGVASALADKPKVRHTLLGGSVRALGGTVVGPVAVETLARFTVNTAFISASGFTQEGVSVADVAEAQVKQAVVERARRVVLAVDSSKFGVQDFVTVCPLDRIDVVVTEEASADVRAICAEHGVELRVV; encoded by the coding sequence ATGTCCGCCGAGCAACCCGTGTTCGCAGAGGAACGGCAGCAGAAGATCCTCGCGATGGTCAACGCGCAGGGGCGGGTCAGGATCGCCGAGCTGGTCACGGTGCTGAAGGTGTCGGAACCGACGATCCGCAAGGACCTCAGCGCGCTCGAGGACCAGCGGCTGCTGCGCCGCACGCACGGCGGGGCCATCGCGACCCAGTCCCAGGTCGAGCGGACCATCGACGCGCGCAGCGACCTGCACGGCGCGGCCAAGGACCTGATCGCCAAGGCGTGCCTGGCCGAGATCGGGCCCGGCGACGCGATCTTCCTCGACAGCGGCACGACCGTGCAGCGCATCGCCGACCAGCTCGACCAGGTCCACGTGAACGTGCTGACCAACGCGCTGGGCGTGGCGTCGGCATTGGCGGACAAGCCGAAGGTGCGGCACACGTTGCTCGGCGGGTCGGTGCGGGCGCTGGGCGGCACGGTGGTCGGGCCGGTGGCGGTCGAGACGCTGGCGCGCTTCACCGTGAACACCGCGTTCATCAGCGCGAGCGGCTTCACCCAGGAGGGCGTGTCGGTCGCGGACGTGGCCGAGGCACAGGTCAAGCAGGCGGTGGTGGAACGGGCCCGGCGGGTCGTGCTCGCGGTGGACAGCAGCAAGTTCGGCGTGCAGGACTTCGTGACGGTGTGCCCGCTGGACCGGATCGACGTGGTGGTGACCGAGGAGGCGTCCGCCGACGTCAGGGCGATCTGCGCGGAGCACGGTGTGGAGCTGCGCGTCGTGTGA
- a CDS encoding penicillin acylase family protein yields MAAAYQVAGLTGASRCWRRWWRRNRQRGPASAAATARFRAATPLPCRASPPGAADDRPASNGFALGRHSTANGTGMVLGNPHFDWADDWRFYQHHLTIPGRLNVSGAGLAGLPVVNIGHNDRLGWTHTASEAHTVTASRLTLVPGDPTSYLVDGRPHRMTADQVTVQVRQPDGTTTPVTRTLHRTPDGPLVEDPGPLQWTTTTAYVLRDANADNLRVIDQWLAIARARTIKDLHAALVRHQGLPWVNTLAADSTGTSYYSDVQVVPHVTDEQRARCGVGPDLGLVILDGSRSDCGWGTDPDALVPGRFGPKRLPSLVRTDHVSNMNDSPWLTNPAAPLTGYPSIVGDVGTERSPRTRLGLDMIAAGNFTLSTVGDSMFGNRNLTAEQGRAAVVAMCRANPTLPATDGRPVDVRRACATLDTWSGTGDTGERSRGAVLWRAFAERVRRPGIVLWKVPFDPADPARTPRDLNADDPGLRRVFADTVLAFAAAGLPVDVPLDAVQRYEGIPVHGCRGPEGCFNVISVPGTPRPLDEFGAIPHGTSFVMAVELTAHGPRMRSVLVYGQSANRSSVHHTDQARLYASKKWVTAAFTEREIAADPALTVHRL; encoded by the coding sequence CGGCGCAACCGGCAGCGAGGTCCGGCCAGCGCTGCGGCGACCGCCCGCTTCCGTGCCGCCACGCCGCTGCCGTGCCGCGCCTCACCACCAGGCGCGGCCGACGACCGCCCGGCGAGCAACGGCTTCGCGCTCGGCCGCCACTCCACCGCGAACGGCACCGGCATGGTCCTCGGCAACCCCCACTTCGACTGGGCCGACGACTGGCGCTTCTACCAGCACCACCTCACCATCCCCGGCCGGCTCAACGTGAGCGGCGCCGGCCTGGCAGGCCTGCCGGTGGTCAACATCGGTCACAACGACCGCCTCGGCTGGACCCACACCGCCTCCGAGGCCCACACGGTCACCGCGAGCCGCCTGACCCTCGTTCCCGGTGACCCCACCAGCTACCTCGTCGACGGCCGGCCCCACCGGATGACCGCCGACCAGGTCACCGTGCAGGTCCGCCAGCCCGACGGCACCACGACCCCGGTCACCAGGACGCTCCACCGCACCCCGGACGGTCCGCTCGTCGAGGACCCCGGCCCCTTGCAGTGGACGACCACCACCGCGTACGTGCTGCGCGACGCCAACGCCGACAACCTGCGCGTCATCGACCAGTGGCTCGCGATCGCCCGCGCCCGCACGATCAAGGACCTGCACGCCGCGCTCGTCCGGCACCAAGGCCTGCCGTGGGTCAACACGCTCGCCGCCGACTCCACCGGCACCTCCTACTACAGCGACGTCCAAGTCGTCCCGCACGTCACCGACGAGCAACGCGCCCGGTGCGGTGTCGGCCCGGACCTCGGGCTGGTGATCCTCGACGGCAGCCGGTCGGACTGCGGCTGGGGCACCGACCCCGACGCGCTGGTGCCTGGCCGGTTCGGGCCGAAGCGGCTGCCGAGCCTGGTCCGCACCGACCACGTGAGCAACATGAACGACAGCCCGTGGCTCACCAACCCGGCCGCGCCGCTGACCGGGTACCCGAGCATCGTCGGTGACGTCGGCACGGAACGGTCTCCGCGCACCCGTCTCGGTCTGGACATGATCGCCGCCGGGAACTTCACACTGTCCACTGTGGGCGACTCGATGTTCGGCAACCGCAACCTCACCGCCGAACAGGGCCGTGCCGCGGTCGTGGCGATGTGCCGGGCCAACCCGACCCTGCCCGCGACCGACGGCCGGCCGGTGGACGTCCGCCGGGCCTGCGCCACCCTGGACACCTGGTCCGGCACCGGTGACACCGGCGAGCGCAGCCGGGGAGCGGTGCTGTGGCGGGCGTTCGCCGAGCGGGTCCGCCGGCCGGGGATCGTGCTGTGGAAGGTGCCGTTCGACCCGGCCGACCCCGCGCGCACGCCCCGTGACCTCAACGCCGACGACCCCGGCCTGCGGCGGGTGTTCGCCGACACCGTGCTGGCCTTCGCGGCCGCGGGCCTGCCGGTGGACGTGCCGCTCGACGCGGTCCAGCGCTACGAGGGCATCCCGGTTCACGGCTGCCGCGGCCCGGAGGGCTGCTTCAACGTGATCTCCGTGCCGGGCACACCCCGGCCGCTGGACGAGTTCGGTGCCATCCCGCACGGGACGAGCTTCGTCATGGCGGTCGAGCTCACCGCGCACGGCCCGCGGATGCGGTCCGTCCTCGTCTACGGCCAGTCCGCGAACCGGTCGTCGGTGCACCACACCGATCAGGCCCGCCTCTACGCGAGCAAGAAGTGGGTCACCGCGGCCTTCACCGAACGGGAGATCGCCGCCGACCCCGCACTGACCGTGCACCGCCTCTGA